The Polyangium spumosum region GTTGGAAGCAGTTTGATGGGCAGGGGGCGATCCCGGGAGTGCCTTTGTACGAGTCTTCGTCTCGCATGGAGGCAGGCCACAGACGGACAGATGGGCTCTGTCCCGGAGGCGGGGTTTGACCTCGTGCTCACGCAGGCTGGCCTAGTAAGTTGCAATCCTACGGAGGGGCCACCGGGCAAGCAGACTCGTCGTTGTAACGCGCTTAAGAATGCGGCGAGTTGGGCGCGATTTGCGGTATCAGTACCGAGTCGCCCCAGTTCCATACGCTGCGGTGCGCCCTTGGACGCGGAGAAAATCTTGAGCGAAGCCCAGCCGTCATCGCGCTTCTATGCGAAGTCCTTGCCCTTGCCGGAGTGCCGCGAGCTCCCGCAACTCGACCCCGCCCCGCACCAGGCGCGGGCGCTCAAGAAGCTCGACCGCTGGTACGCGAACCTCGGGCGTTACGGTGGAGGCGGTGTCCTCGTGCTGCCAACGGGCGGCGGGAAAACCTTCACGGCGGTTCGTTTCCTCTGCGCCGGCCCACTGTCGGATGGCTACAAGGTGCTCTGGCTCGCGCATACGCACCATCTGCTCGAGCAGGCATTCGACAGCTTTCGCGAAGAGACCGTCGGAAGCGTCCGCGAGCCGCGGCGCGCACTGCGGCTCCGCGTCGTTTCGGGGACGCCGGGACACTTCCCGCCGCGTGATGTCCGCCCGGATGACGACGTGGTCATCGCCACGCTGCAGACGGTTACACACGCGTACCGCGAGCAGCAGAAGCAGCTCATGAGCTTTCTGCGCGCGGCCGGGAAGAAGCTCTTCGTGGTGTTCGACGAGGCGCATCACGCGCCTGCTCCGAGCTACCGGAAGCTACTCCAGGCCTTGCAGGCCACGCCCGCGCCTGTCCTCGGACTGACGGCCACGCCGCTCTACTCGGACGAAAGCAGGCAAGGTTGGCTGAAGAAGCTTTTCCCTGACGGTATCCTCGATCAAGCTCGTGCGACGGATCTCATCGCAGCCGGCGTGCTCGCGAGGCCCAAGGCCGTCCCGGTGAAGACCGCGTACACGCCGACGTTCAACAGCGCAGAGTATGCGAAGTGGCTCGGGACATTCAAGGACGTGCCCGAGCACGTCATCGACGCGCTTGCGGACAACAAGGAGCGCAACGCGTTCATTGCGAAGGTCTACGCGGACAATCGCAAACAATGGGGCAAGACGATTATTTTCACCGATCGGTGGTTCCAATGCGAGGCAATCGCCGAGGCACTCGGAAAACACGGCGTCAAGGCTGGCAGCGTCTACTCGCACGTCGACGCGCGCCCGTCCACCGTCGCGCAGCGGCAGCGACGGGACCCTGACGAGAATAAACGTGTCCTCGACCGATTTCGAAAAGGCGAGATCCAGGTTCTCACCAACGTCCGCATGCTCACCGAGGGAACGGATATCCCCGATGTGAAGACGGTCTTTCTGACCCGTCAAACGACGAGCCGCATCCTGCTCACGCAGATGGTCGGTCGCGCGCTGCGAGGGCCCAAGTTCCGCGGGACCGCCGAAGCATACATCGTCTCGTTCGAGGACGACTGGCGCCAGCAAATCCAGTGGGCGGAGTTCGAATTGGCCGATGGCGGAACCAAGGAGGGGACGGCGAAGCAGGTAGAACGCCCGCCGCTGCAGCTCATCTCGATCGATCTCGTCAAGAAGCTGGCCCGCCAGATGACAGACGGTATCAACATCACGCCGGGCCCGTTCCAGACGCTGATCCCCGTGGGATGGTTCCGAACGCAGTTCGATGCGCGCATCGACGGCAGTGACGACGTGGAGTACCAGGACCTGCTCGTCATGGTATTCGAGGACGAGCGCAAGGCTTTTGATGCGCTCATCAAGAAGTTGCTCGCTTCGGTCCTCGAGTCACTCGCGAGCGAGGACGCGACGCTGGACCAGCACCGGGGACAGATCGAAGGGTGGCGAAATCGCTTCTTCGAAGGCGCCAGCCGTAACGCGTCCGATCTCGATGCCGACATTTTCCTGATCGCCCGCCACGTGGCGCAGCAGCGGGACAATGCTCCGCGGTTCTACCCCTTCGAGATGCGCGTCGAGCACGACCTGGACAAGCTCGCGGAGAGCTTCATAGACCGCGACTTAGGCCCCAGGGCAATCGATGAAGCCCTACGGGCTGAGTATGACAGGCCGGATCGCTTCTGGCGCACGCTGTTCCATCGTTATGAGCAGCTTCGGCACTTCTACGAAGGCTGCCAGACGCGCATTTTGAGCGAAAGGCGCGGCGAGGTTCCCGGTCTTCCACCTCGGCCAGCAGCGCCGCCGCATCAGCTCGAAACTCCCAGCATCTCGGAGCCGGACGAGCAGGTCAAGACAGAGGTGAAGGAGCGAGACGGCTACGTGTGCCTGGCTTGCGGGGCGCGCAGGTCTTTGCAGGTGGATCACATTGTCTCCGTGTACCACGGAGGCTCGAACGAGCCCGGCAACCTGCAGACGCTCTGCGGGCTGTGCAACAGGATGAAGGGCACGACGAGGATCGACTTTGCCAACCACGCGACCCAGCTCCAGCGCGCACTGTCGGCGTTTCCCGCAGCGCCAACGCCGCGCGCCGCAGACGCCGCAAATCCCGAGCAGTGGGAGAAGTTCCTGAGGCGAACCATTAACTTCTTCTTCCAGTGTGCTGCGGTCGACAGCGTGGAGATCGCAGGGCGGGGCGATGGATACTATAATTGGAAGGTGACCCTCATGAGCGGCAACCGACCGGACTGGCTCACGCCGCACCTCCCTGATGTGGTCGAACGCATTCAGAGGGTTCGCGATGCTGGGCGGAAACCGCGCATCGCAAGTTTGCGGATTGAAGCGCCCGGCCATAGGTACGTCGTGCACCGCGAGTGAACAGGGCGGCAGCAATTCACTGGTATTCAGCGGGGATAAGAGCGACGGCAAAGGAAAGGAGCTCTTCCCCGTGGTCGCCCCGAACGAAGATCCCCCTTCGACATACCATGTCGACATCCAACAACTGGCCGCCTCGACACTGATCGACTCCGTGCTCGGACGCCCCGGCGTCGCAGCCCATCTCCTCGAATCCCTCGGCAACCTCTCCTCCCTCGCCCGCCTCTCCCCCGAAGCGCTAACCGAACGCTTCGCCCTCACCCCCGACGAAGCCACCCGCATCCTCGCCGCCTTCGAACTCGGCCACCGCCGACTCATCGAAGGTACAGACGCCCCCCGCATTCTCTCCTGTCAGGAGGTCGTCGCTTGGGCCCACCCGCGACTCGGACACCTCGTGCACGAGGAGATGCACCTCCCCGCGCTCAGCGGTCAGGGGGCCCTCCGCGGAACTCGCCTCATCGCACGAGGCGGCCTTCACGCGCTCGCCGTTCGTCCCTCCGACATCCTGCGCGCCGGCCTCGAGCTCGCCGCGTCCGGGTTCGTGCTGATCCACAACCATCCGAGCGGAAATCCGGACCCCTCGCCCGAGGACATCGCTCTCACCCGGCGCGTGCAGGAATCCGCAGACCTGCTCGGGATGCCGCTCGTCGATCACGTCATCGTGGTCGCGTCGGGACGGTTCAGCTCGTTTGTCGCGAACCAGTGGACGAGCCAGCCGGCATCGCAATAATCGTACGAATTGGGAGATAAGAATCACGAGGAACCCCTCAAACCCTGGAGGTCACCGTGATGTCTCGTCTTTCCCGCTTCCTTCGCGACCCCAAGGCGGTCAGCAAGGCGCTTCGCATCGCAGCGGCCGTCATCACCCTGGTCGCGCAGATCATCACTATCTGCCTGGGCTGAGGAGCGACCTCGTCCCAATTCAATCCTAAAGGTATACAGGAGAACCCATGCCCATCACGCCCAACGCCGCTCCGACGAACCCCGAGAACCCCGGCACCTCGTTCATCAAGCGCGTGCTCGACAACGACAGCACGAAGAAGGGCGCCGCCGCCCTCGTGGCCGGCGTCGTGCTCGCGGTCGTGACCGAGGCCATCTGGCCCTCCAACTCGTAGCGGACATCCTCGGCGAGGCGCTGTTCGACGAACTGCGGCGCCGCCTCAAGGACATCGGCCCCGTCGCCGACGACACGCTCGAATGGCTTCGTGAAGCGGCACGCCCGCCACCGGGCGTCGAGCTCGTCAGCGAGGACGGGGCCATGTTCACCGGTGTCGTGTTCGTCGAGCGAAACCGACCCGTGGCGATGCTGGCATTCCGGCATGCGCCCACGCGGTCGGCGCCTCGCTACGGTCCGCCCCAATACCCCAACCAACACCCGCCTCCCCATCAGCGCCACCTCTTCGACGAAGACGAGGAGGAGCCGCCGCCGGCCTGGAGGCCCAGCAGGTTGTGGGATCGCTGAAAGCGTTCATCGTCCGTCGACCAGGGCGTCCTGCTGGCACGCAATGACGTGCTCCGGGGCGCCCTTCTGTTTTCCGGATAAGGAGATTCCCATGCGCGTCAATGGCCGCACGCTTCGCTACTCCACCCTCGCCGAGCGGCGCATGTTCCTCTCGCTCGGCATCACGGAGCTGCGCGTGCCGCGTTCCATGAACCCGTACACGGTCGCCCGGCGAATCGCTCGGGCGGCGAAGAACAACACGCCCGATATGGAGCTCGTCAAGAGCCTCGCCACGCAGTCGAAGCGTGCCCCCGACCAGGCGCCGGGGCCGTCGCCGGACTTCGATCGGCCCGAGCCCGTGCTGCCGGAGCCGCACGAGCCGCTCCATGCCGCGGCGTAGCAGCCTCGAAGAGTTGCGGTGCGTGCTTCGGATCGCGGAGCCCAATACGAAGAGCCTTAGCCGATACCTCGAGGAGACGTCCGAGCATGTGGCCATTCTCCTCGGGGTCGAGCGCGAGGCTCTCGAGCAGCTCGTCGGCAATCCCGACCGTGAAGTGGGGCCGAAGCTCGAGGCCCTGCTTCACAGGCGAGCAGAAGCGCAGGAAGTCAGGCGCGCGGAGCGGGCGGCCCAGATCGCCGGCTCTGCCGCCGAGCATCTCGCTCGCACAGCCGTGTGGCGCGAGGGGCGGGCGCATCTCGACCCGAGCATTCTCTTCGGTGCCATCCTTGCGGATGTGGGGCACAAGTTCATCGCGTTTCACGGCGGACGTGCCTTCGAGGTCCGCATGCTGCGCCATACTTTGTGGAGCGCGGGCGATGCGCTCTCCCGGCACGATGACCTCGTCGTCTGGGTGGATGCCGAGGGGCTTCACTTCCGCTGGAAGAACGGGCGGGGCGGCCTGAACTTCCTTTCGCAGCACGTGTCCGCGCGCGACATCGCGTACGGGCTGCACGTGTATCTCACACCGCCAGTGCAGCGGCCGAGCGTGCACCGGGCGCAGCGGCCACCGCGGCGTCCGGTCTCGCTGGGCGATGAAGTCGTGAACATGACGCTCTTCGCGTAGCGCCTCGCGACAACGTATCACTGCGACGAACCACGTCTGCGGTGCCCTCTCTTCGGACGGCATGCTTGCAAGGGCATTGCGTCCTCTCCTCGGACAACCCCATGACCAGCAGCGCTGCTTCGACCCTCTCCCGGTCCCAGCGCCGTGTCGCCGCCGCCGGAGGTCGCCATATCGGCGACATCGTCGGATGGAACACGGAGCGCATCAATGTCTCCCGCGAGGATGCTCGGAAGCTCCTCGAGCCCGAGAAATTCGAGCATCTCATCGTGGACATGGACCCCGCCACGGCGCTCTCCCGCGCTGCCGGCGAGGTCAAGCGGCCGGCGAACATCCTCGTCCGGCCGTTCTCCCGCCCGAACGTCGACACGCCCGCGTCGTTCGGGGTGTACCTGCAGAACAAGAACGACGGCGAGAAGGGCGACAGCGTCGTCTGCGGCGCGCGATGCCGCGTCGATTCTGGTGGCAATCGGATCGTCTCCCTGCCTCCCGAGGGAGGCGCCGGGCTTGAGGCGGCCCTCGCACACGCCGAGAACATCGCCGCCCACGCGAATCATCTCGTCACGCATTGCGAGACGCGGGACATCTCCAATGTCCTCGTCGCCATGGTGAAGGCCCTCTCGGGTGTGCCCATCCGCAACCGCGGCGGGCTCTACCTGCTTCCGCCGCCGTCCTGCGGCACGTGGAAGCGCCTGAAGCCCGCGCTCGAAGAGTTGCGCGTCGAGCCCCTCACCATCGAGATGCACGACGCTCCGGACAACCTCGCCGTCGCGAAGTCCGCGGCGCAGAGCGCGCTCGAGTCCGACATCGCCGAGCTCCTCACGGATCTCGAAAAGGCGAAGACCGACGGCATGCGGCAGGACGCGCTCTCGCGGCGGGTGCAGTTCTGCAACGAGCTCGTCGCCAAGGCCGAGCTCTACCGCGGCGTGCTCGCGGGCGTCTCCGATAAGATCACCACCAGGGTGAAGGAGCTGCAGGACAGCTTCCAGCGCCAGCTCTCGGGCGGTGGGAGCGGCGGGCCGTCGTTCTCCATCGCCGTGAACGACTGATTGCACGACAAACCGGCTCCGTCTCGGGCGACACCGGGGCGGGGCGCCGCCGCGGCTTCAACCAGTCGCGGATTTCCACAACATGAAAAAGAACGGTTCCATCGACATGGGCTCCGTCCGCGCACGGTTCCGCGCCGTGCGTGACGGGCTCAACGCAGCTTTCCGGGAGCGCGAAGACTCGATCGAGTGCATCTTGCTCGCCGCACTCGCGCAGAGCCACGCGCTGCTCGTCGGGCCTCCGGGCACGGCGAAGAGCGCGCTCTTCTTCGGGTTCCTCGCGTCGTTCCCGGACGCGCGGAAGTTCCAGACGCTCGTCACGAAGTTCGGCACCGAGGACGAGTACTTCGGGCCGGTGAAGCTCTCGGCGCTCAAGAACGACCTTTGGGAGAGGAACCTGGATGGCCGTCTCGCGGCCGTCGAGTGCGCCTTCCTCGACGAGGTCTTCAAGGGCTCGGACAGCGTGCTCAATGCATTCCTCTCCGCGATGAACGAGCGGCTCTACAAGGGACAGCCGATCCCCCTGCGGCTGCTCGTCGGCGCGTCGAACGAGCTGCCCGAGGAGGAGATCCTCGCGGCGATCTACGATCGTTTCCTCCTGCGCGACGTCGTCGAGTACGTGCAGGCGGATGCCACGTGGATGCATCTCGTGGCTGCGCCGCCCGAGTACAAGCCGGCGGCG contains the following coding sequences:
- a CDS encoding DEAD/DEAH box helicase family protein, producing the protein MSEAQPSSRFYAKSLPLPECRELPQLDPAPHQARALKKLDRWYANLGRYGGGGVLVLPTGGGKTFTAVRFLCAGPLSDGYKVLWLAHTHHLLEQAFDSFREETVGSVREPRRALRLRVVSGTPGHFPPRDVRPDDDVVIATLQTVTHAYREQQKQLMSFLRAAGKKLFVVFDEAHHAPAPSYRKLLQALQATPAPVLGLTATPLYSDESRQGWLKKLFPDGILDQARATDLIAAGVLARPKAVPVKTAYTPTFNSAEYAKWLGTFKDVPEHVIDALADNKERNAFIAKVYADNRKQWGKTIIFTDRWFQCEAIAEALGKHGVKAGSVYSHVDARPSTVAQRQRRDPDENKRVLDRFRKGEIQVLTNVRMLTEGTDIPDVKTVFLTRQTTSRILLTQMVGRALRGPKFRGTAEAYIVSFEDDWRQQIQWAEFELADGGTKEGTAKQVERPPLQLISIDLVKKLARQMTDGINITPGPFQTLIPVGWFRTQFDARIDGSDDVEYQDLLVMVFEDERKAFDALIKKLLASVLESLASEDATLDQHRGQIEGWRNRFFEGASRNASDLDADIFLIARHVAQQRDNAPRFYPFEMRVEHDLDKLAESFIDRDLGPRAIDEALRAEYDRPDRFWRTLFHRYEQLRHFYEGCQTRILSERRGEVPGLPPRPAAPPHQLETPSISEPDEQVKTEVKERDGYVCLACGARRSLQVDHIVSVYHGGSNEPGNLQTLCGLCNRMKGTTRIDFANHATQLQRALSAFPAAPTPRAADAANPEQWEKFLRRTINFFFQCAAVDSVEIAGRGDGYYNWKVTLMSGNRPDWLTPHLPDVVERIQRVRDAGRKPRIASLRIEAPGHRYVVHRE
- a CDS encoding JAB domain-containing protein, which produces MVAPNEDPPSTYHVDIQQLAASTLIDSVLGRPGVAAHLLESLGNLSSLARLSPEALTERFALTPDEATRILAAFELGHRRLIEGTDAPRILSCQEVVAWAHPRLGHLVHEEMHLPALSGQGALRGTRLIARGGLHALAVRPSDILRAGLELAASGFVLIHNHPSGNPDPSPEDIALTRRVQESADLLGMPLVDHVIVVASGRFSSFVANQWTSQPASQ
- a CDS encoding AAA family ATPase: MKKNGSIDMGSVRARFRAVRDGLNAAFREREDSIECILLAALAQSHALLVGPPGTAKSALFFGFLASFPDARKFQTLVTKFGTEDEYFGPVKLSALKNDLWERNLDGRLAAVECAFLDEVFKGSDSVLNAFLSAMNERLYKGQPIPLRLLVGASNELPEEEILAAIYDRFLLRDVVEYVQADATWMHLVAAPPEYKPAAQIALAEWDAACKDVQRLELPQRVVEELLRLRTALKADGLVLSDRRWIALTRVLKAAAWLDDAPAVELDHLSVLKYGLWNKPEDRARVVAVLQTVERSVVAQAIDIVDEALRGHANRPTEPAAYQSALPQLADKVTEAGKRVQDMLKNGVSRRAHARIQPKLDELKKAHDALTADLSKRYALP